The Pseudomonas azotoformans genome has a segment encoding these proteins:
- a CDS encoding RecQ family ATP-dependent DNA helicase → MHDTLQQVFGYPQFRLGQEETVSAVLAGRSAAAIFPTGSGKSLCYQLSAVLLPHLTLVVSPLLALMQDQLGFLQRHGISAGSIDSAQSREDANDVMARARSGELKILMISVERLKNERFRNFLQSVQISLLVVDEAHCISEWGHNFRPDYLKLPDYQRQFNIPQALLLTATATPKVIADMQAKFAIAPDDVVTTGFYRPNLNLLVEPVSGADKRRRLVQWMGERADQPSIVYVTLQKTAEQIAEHLNRNGIQAEAYHAGLPHDKREGIQQRFMGGRSNCIVATIAFGMGIDKSDIRNVVHFDLPKSIENYSQEIGRAGRDGQPSDCLVLANRDSLNVLENFVYGDTPEQEGIRRVLDELQAARGDGQWEFLLRSLSDHSNIRELPLKTLLVQLELKGVIAPRYAFYAEYRFKYLIEPEALLARFTGERQQFVAAIIQVCKRAKTWATVDFDALYQQHNAERSRVVKALDYFQEQGLIELESKQMTEVYSLLDTEFDPDVMSKELYTGFKQHEVGEVARIHAMLDLFATEHCLGQRLAQYFGDENAPQRCGHCSVCHGHVAHLPPPPGLPPLVDKNFMGLCGDFIHRHHEHTGHLPGAERLTRFLGGISVPLFTKLKARGIPGFAALEDYPYAEVREWAQAHLNDL, encoded by the coding sequence ATGCACGACACCCTCCAGCAGGTTTTTGGTTATCCACAGTTTCGCCTGGGTCAGGAAGAGACGGTCAGCGCCGTGCTGGCCGGCCGTTCGGCAGCGGCTATTTTTCCAACGGGGTCGGGCAAGTCCCTGTGTTATCAGCTGTCGGCGGTGCTGCTGCCGCACCTGACGCTGGTGGTGTCACCGCTGTTGGCGCTGATGCAGGACCAACTGGGTTTCTTGCAGCGCCACGGTATTTCGGCGGGCAGTATCGATTCGGCCCAGAGCCGCGAGGACGCCAATGACGTGATGGCCCGCGCGCGTTCCGGCGAGTTGAAGATCCTGATGATTTCTGTTGAGCGCCTGAAGAACGAGCGCTTTCGTAACTTCCTGCAAAGCGTGCAGATCTCGCTGTTGGTGGTGGACGAGGCGCACTGTATTTCCGAGTGGGGCCACAACTTCCGTCCGGACTATTTGAAGCTGCCGGACTACCAGCGTCAGTTCAATATCCCACAAGCGCTGCTGTTGACGGCTACAGCGACGCCCAAGGTGATTGCCGACATGCAGGCGAAGTTCGCCATTGCACCGGACGATGTGGTCACCACGGGCTTTTACCGGCCCAATCTCAACCTGTTGGTGGAGCCGGTCAGCGGTGCGGACAAGCGTCGACGGTTGGTGCAATGGATGGGCGAGCGTGCCGATCAGCCGAGCATCGTCTACGTCACCCTGCAGAAAACCGCCGAGCAGATTGCCGAGCATTTGAACCGCAACGGCATCCAGGCCGAGGCCTATCACGCCGGTTTGCCTCACGATAAACGCGAGGGTATCCAGCAGCGTTTCATGGGCGGGCGCTCCAATTGCATCGTCGCCACCATCGCGTTTGGCATGGGCATCGACAAAAGTGATATCCGCAATGTGGTGCACTTCGACCTGCCCAAGTCCATCGAGAACTACAGCCAGGAAATCGGCCGCGCGGGGCGTGATGGGCAACCGTCCGATTGCCTGGTATTGGCCAACCGCGACAGCCTCAATGTGCTGGAAAACTTCGTGTACGGCGATACACCGGAGCAGGAGGGCATTCGCCGGGTGCTCGACGAGTTGCAGGCCGCGCGAGGCGATGGGCAGTGGGAGTTTTTGCTCAGGTCTTTGTCGGACCACAGCAACATCCGCGAGCTGCCGTTGAAGACGCTGCTGGTGCAGTTGGAGCTCAAGGGCGTGATTGCGCCGCGTTATGCGTTTTATGCCGAGTACCGTTTCAAGTACCTGATCGAACCCGAGGCTTTGCTCGCGCGTTTTACGGGTGAGCGGCAGCAGTTTGTCGCGGCGATCATCCAGGTGTGCAAGCGGGCCAAGACTTGGGCGACGGTGGATTTCGACGCGCTTTATCAACAGCACAATGCCGAGCGTAGCCGGGTGGTGAAAGCGCTGGACTACTTCCAGGAGCAAGGCCTGATCGAGCTTGAGAGCAAGCAGATGACCGAGGTCTACAGCTTGCTTGATACCGAGTTTGACCCTGATGTCATGAGCAAAGAGTTATACACAGGCTTCAAGCAGCATGAGGTAGGTGAGGTCGCACGGATTCACGCCATGCTCGATCTGTTCGCCACCGAACACTGCCTGGGTCAACGCCTGGCGCAGTATTTCGGCGATGAAAACGCGCCCCAGCGTTGCGGGCATTGCTCGGTGTGCCACGGCCATGTTGCGCACCTTCCGCCGCCGCCAGGTTTGCCGCCGCTTGTGGATAAAAACTTCATGGGGCTGTGCGGTGATTTTATCCACAGGCATCATGAACACACCGGCCACTTGCCTGGGGCGGAACGCCTGACGCGTTTCCTTGGCGGCATCAGCGTGCCGTTGTTTACCAAGTTGAAAGCACGGGGCATTCCGGGTTTTGCTGCGTTGGAGGATTATCCGTACGCCGAGGTCCGCGAGTGGGCCCAGGCCCATCTGAATGACCTGTAA
- a CDS encoding acyl-CoA thioesterase encodes MSDSVPQRADYPHFQPIITRWHDNDVYGHVNNVTYYSFFDTAVNTYLIEQGGLDIHDGEVVGFVVSSACDYFASIAFPERIEIGLRVGKLGNSSVQYELAVFKQGEEEACAAGRFVHVFVERGSNQPVTIPGMLREALQRLVV; translated from the coding sequence ATGTCTGATTCAGTGCCACAACGCGCCGATTACCCGCACTTCCAGCCGATCATTACGCGCTGGCACGACAACGATGTGTATGGTCATGTGAACAACGTGACGTACTACAGCTTTTTCGACACGGCGGTGAATACCTACCTGATTGAGCAAGGTGGGCTGGATATTCATGACGGTGAAGTGGTGGGATTCGTGGTGAGTTCGGCGTGCGATTATTTCGCGTCGATTGCCTTTCCCGAACGCATCGAGATCGGCTTGCGGGTAGGCAAGCTGGGCAATAGCTCAGTGCAGTACGAATTGGCGGTGTTCAAGCAGGGCGAAGAAGAGGCCTGTGCGGCGGGGCGCTTTGTGCATGTGTTTGTGGAGCGGGGTTCGAACCAGCCGGTGACGATTCCGGGGATGTTGCGCGAGGCGTTGCAGCGGTTGGTGGTGTAG
- a CDS encoding glycine zipper domain-containing protein, translating to MKFSSILLLSLGLVSGAAMAGGTTEAGVGGALGGVLGSVVGQSIGGNTGSTIGAALGGAGGSAVGADKRSRGEAAIGGALGAAGGNVVGRSVGGSTGALIGSAAGGGAGGALGNYMGNKSDDDDRRSRGRDNRRYDRDDHRGRGHAYGHRKNKHHYRHR from the coding sequence ATGAAGTTCTCCTCGATTCTCTTGTTGTCCCTTGGCCTGGTCAGTGGCGCAGCCATGGCCGGTGGCACCACCGAAGCCGGTGTGGGCGGCGCATTGGGCGGGGTTCTAGGTTCGGTAGTCGGCCAGTCGATCGGCGGCAACACCGGCTCGACCATCGGCGCAGCCCTGGGCGGCGCAGGCGGCAGCGCGGTGGGTGCGGACAAACGCAGCCGTGGCGAAGCGGCCATTGGTGGCGCCTTGGGCGCGGCCGGTGGCAACGTGGTGGGCCGCAGTGTCGGCGGCAGCACTGGCGCACTGATCGGCTCAGCGGCCGGCGGCGGTGCTGGTGGCGCGTTGGGTAACTACATGGGCAACAAGAGCGATGACGATGATCGTCGCTCCCGTGGGCGTGATAACCGTCGCTATGACCGCGATGATCACCGTGGCCGCGGTCATGCCTATGGCCATCGCAAGAACAAGCATCACTACCGTCACCGCTAA
- a CDS encoding FdhF/YdeP family oxidoreductase has product MSQHHQADQTPTPRYKPYKGAAGGWGALISVAQAWLTSDNALKNLRMMLKTNQNGGFDCPGCAWGDSPESGMVKFCENGAKAVNWEATKRRVDAAFFAKHSVTALLEQSDYWLEYQGRLTEPMRYDAETDRYQPISWEAAFDLVGKHLNALPSPDMAEFYTSGRASNEAAYLYQLFVRAYGTNNFPDCSNMCHEASGVALAQSVGVGKGTVTFDDFEHADAIFVWGQNPGTNHPRMLEPLREAVKRGAQVVCINPLKERGLERFQHPQHPLEMLTNGDKPTNTAYFRPALGGDMAILRGMAKFLLLWERQAQAEGKEAVFDHDFLNEHTANVLDYLGKIDDTSWDEIVEQSGLTLVEIEQAARMYAKGKNVIMCWAMGITQHRHSVPTIQEIANLMLLRGNIGRPGAGLCPVRGHSNVQGDRTMGINERPPVAFLDSLERRFQFQVPRVNGHNVVEAIHAMLEGRSKVFIGLGGNFAQATPDSPRTFEALRNCDLTVQISTKLNRSHLMHGKDALILPCLGRTDIDIQADGPQAVTVEDSFSMVHGSNGQLQPLSKLMKSEPAILAGIAAATLGSKPVDWNWLVADYGRIRDLIADTIPGFKDFNEKIKNPGGFYLGNSAGARRWNTPSGRANFRPNILPKDLIHERTHATGRVPDLIMQSMRSHDQYNTTIYGLDDRYRGVKGQRDVLFVNEADIIRLGFKPGQKADIVSLWEDGRERRVKGFTLLAFDIPAGQAAAYYPEVNPLVPLESTGDGSHTPTSKFVAIRLEAASDNGLIMARSA; this is encoded by the coding sequence ATGAGCCAGCACCACCAAGCCGACCAAACCCCCACCCCGCGCTACAAGCCTTACAAAGGCGCTGCGGGTGGGTGGGGCGCACTGATCAGCGTGGCGCAGGCCTGGCTGACCAGCGACAACGCGCTGAAAAACCTGCGCATGATGCTCAAGACCAACCAGAACGGCGGCTTCGACTGCCCCGGTTGTGCCTGGGGCGACTCGCCGGAAAGCGGCATGGTCAAGTTCTGCGAGAACGGCGCCAAGGCGGTGAACTGGGAAGCCACCAAGCGTCGCGTCGACGCGGCGTTCTTCGCTAAACACAGCGTGACCGCCCTGCTGGAGCAAAGCGACTACTGGCTGGAATACCAAGGCCGTCTGACCGAGCCGATGCGCTATGACGCCGAAACCGACCGCTACCAGCCCATCAGTTGGGAAGCGGCCTTCGACCTGGTCGGCAAGCACCTCAACGCCCTGCCGAGCCCGGACATGGCCGAGTTCTACACCTCGGGCCGCGCCAGCAACGAAGCGGCGTACCTGTATCAACTGTTCGTGCGCGCCTACGGCACCAACAACTTCCCCGACTGTTCGAACATGTGCCACGAAGCCAGCGGCGTTGCCCTGGCGCAAAGCGTGGGCGTCGGCAAAGGCACCGTGACCTTTGATGACTTCGAACACGCCGATGCGATTTTCGTCTGGGGCCAGAACCCCGGCACCAACCACCCGCGCATGCTCGAACCGCTGCGCGAGGCGGTCAAACGCGGCGCCCAGGTTGTGTGCATCAACCCGCTGAAAGAGCGCGGCCTGGAACGCTTCCAGCATCCGCAACACCCGCTGGAAATGCTCACCAACGGTGACAAACCGACCAACACCGCCTACTTCCGCCCGGCCTTGGGTGGCGACATGGCCATCCTGCGCGGCATGGCCAAGTTCCTGCTGCTGTGGGAACGCCAGGCCCAGGCCGAAGGCAAAGAAGCCGTGTTCGACCACGACTTCCTCAACGAACACACCGCCAACGTGCTGGATTACCTGGGCAAGATCGACGACACCTCCTGGGATGAAATCGTCGAACAGTCCGGCTTGACTCTGGTGGAGATCGAGCAAGCGGCGCGCATGTACGCCAAAGGCAAGAACGTGATCATGTGCTGGGCGATGGGCATCACCCAGCACCGCCATTCGGTGCCGACCATCCAGGAAATCGCCAACCTGATGCTGCTGCGCGGCAACATCGGCCGCCCAGGCGCCGGCCTGTGCCCGGTGCGTGGCCACAGTAACGTGCAGGGCGACCGCACCATGGGCATCAACGAACGTCCACCCGTGGCGTTCCTCGACTCCCTGGAACGGCGCTTCCAGTTCCAGGTGCCGCGCGTCAATGGCCACAACGTGGTCGAAGCGATTCACGCCATGCTTGAAGGCCGCTCCAAGGTGTTTATCGGCCTGGGTGGCAACTTCGCCCAAGCCACGCCGGACAGCCCGCGCACCTTCGAAGCCCTGCGTAATTGCGACCTGACCGTGCAGATCAGCACCAAGCTCAACCGCAGCCACCTGATGCACGGCAAAGACGCGCTGATCTTGCCGTGCCTGGGCCGTACCGACATCGACATCCAGGCCGACGGCCCGCAAGCGGTGACGGTGGAAGACTCGTTCAGCATGGTCCACGGTTCCAACGGCCAATTGCAGCCGCTGTCGAAGCTGATGAAGTCGGAGCCTGCGATTCTGGCCGGCATCGCTGCCGCCACCCTGGGCAGCAAGCCGGTGGATTGGAACTGGCTGGTGGCCGATTACGGGCGCATCCGCGACCTGATCGCCGACACCATTCCGGGCTTCAAGGACTTCAATGAGAAGATCAAGAATCCGGGTGGCTTCTACCTGGGCAACTCCGCCGGTGCACGTCGCTGGAACACCCCGTCGGGCCGCGCCAACTTCCGTCCGAATATCCTGCCCAAGGACCTGATCCACGAACGCACTCATGCGACCGGTCGTGTGCCCGACCTGATCATGCAATCGATGCGTTCCCACGATCAGTACAACACCACCATTTATGGCCTGGACGACCGCTACCGTGGGGTCAAGGGCCAGCGTGATGTGCTGTTCGTCAACGAAGCCGACATCATCCGCCTGGGCTTCAAGCCGGGACAGAAGGCCGACATCGTGTCGCTGTGGGAAGACGGTCGCGAGCGCCGCGTAAAGGGCTTCACCCTGCTGGCGTTTGATATTCCGGCTGGGCAGGCTGCGGCCTATTACCCGGAAGTGAACCCACTGGTGCCGCTGGAAAGCACGGGGGATGGCAGCCATACGCCGACGTCGAAGTTCGTGGCGATTCGTTTGGAAGCGGCGAGTGACAATGGCCTGATCATGGCTCGTTCGGCCTGA
- the fdhD gene encoding formate dehydrogenase accessory sulfurtransferase FdhD, with amino-acid sequence MNAKRPVCAAPALETPAPAASQSYQYCNLEHTESASTALAEEVALAIAYNDISQAVMLVTPTDLEDFIVGFSIGSGIIADVSDIYDLKLSGSGSAQYAQVQISSRAFWNLKQQRRQLAGASGCGLCGVEAVEQALPDLQVLPGAPLPPAEWLDGLRQRISAFQPLGQYSGAVHAAVFMNGQGELLLGREDIGRHNALDKLIGALIRQKIPTEGGLAIVTSRCSLELIQKVLRAGIQTLVSLSSPTGLALQWARRHNLNLIHLPQKSAPRVYSPAMENQP; translated from the coding sequence ATGAACGCCAAGCGCCCAGTCTGCGCGGCGCCCGCTCTCGAAACGCCAGCGCCCGCCGCCAGCCAGAGCTACCAGTATTGCAATCTCGAACACACAGAATCCGCCAGCACAGCCTTGGCGGAAGAAGTGGCGTTGGCGATTGCCTATAACGACATCAGCCAAGCGGTGATGCTGGTGACGCCGACGGACCTGGAAGACTTTATTGTCGGTTTCAGCATCGGTAGCGGCATTATCGCCGATGTTAGCGATATTTATGATCTGAAACTCAGCGGTTCGGGCTCAGCCCAATACGCTCAGGTGCAGATCTCCAGCCGCGCCTTCTGGAACCTCAAACAACAGCGCCGCCAGTTGGCTGGCGCCAGCGGCTGTGGCTTGTGTGGCGTGGAAGCCGTTGAACAGGCCCTGCCAGACCTCCAGGTATTGCCCGGCGCGCCCTTGCCGCCCGCCGAGTGGCTGGATGGCCTGCGCCAACGCATCAGCGCCTTTCAGCCCCTGGGCCAATACAGCGGCGCCGTGCATGCGGCCGTGTTCATGAACGGCCAGGGCGAGTTGTTGCTCGGTCGTGAAGACATCGGCCGGCACAACGCCCTGGATAAATTGATCGGCGCCTTGATCCGCCAAAAGATTCCGACCGAAGGCGGCCTGGCGATTGTTACCAGCCGTTGCAGCCTGGAGTTGATCCAGAAGGTCCTGCGCGCGGGCATCCAGACCCTGGTCAGCCTGTCGTCACCCACCGGACTGGCCCTGCAATGGGCCCGCCGGCATAACCTCAATCTCATCCACCTGCCGCAGAAAAGTGCGCCGCGGGTCTACAGCCCTGCGATGGAGAACCAGCCATGA
- a CDS encoding LysR family transcriptional regulator yields MDIKQLKFLIALDETRHFGQAAARCHITQPTLSMRLRNLEEELDLPLVNRGQRFEGFTAPGERVLAWARTVLAAYDGLQAEAAACRGNLVGTLRLGVVPLSSFDPLALMQQLHKEHPSLRFELSALSSEQILEQLASNRLDLGVSYLERLDNERFDSLALGETRMGLLYDQRFFSFGDTPLSWEALIELPLGMLTSGMHFRQSIDHNFHSRGLNPQPLLQTDAVHQLLQAVHGGLCCAVMPLDGGLDALTEHLRLQPIEDAHTLARLGLIMRRSAPRSALAEACFALYQKSPNES; encoded by the coding sequence ATGGACATCAAACAGCTGAAATTCCTCATCGCCCTCGACGAAACCCGTCACTTCGGCCAGGCGGCGGCGCGTTGCCACATCACCCAACCGACCCTGTCGATGCGCCTGCGCAACCTTGAGGAAGAGCTTGATCTGCCATTGGTCAATCGTGGCCAGCGCTTCGAAGGCTTTACCGCACCCGGCGAGCGCGTGCTGGCGTGGGCACGCACGGTATTGGCGGCTTATGACGGTTTGCAGGCCGAGGCGGCGGCTTGTCGCGGCAACCTGGTGGGCACATTGCGCCTGGGCGTGGTGCCACTGTCGAGCTTTGATCCTTTGGCCTTGATGCAGCAACTGCATAAGGAACACCCAAGCCTGCGCTTTGAGCTCTCCGCGCTCAGCTCGGAGCAGATCCTGGAACAACTGGCGAGTAACCGGCTGGATTTGGGCGTGTCCTACCTGGAACGCCTGGACAACGAGCGCTTCGACTCGCTGGCCTTGGGCGAAACCCGCATGGGCCTGCTCTACGACCAGCGCTTCTTCAGTTTCGGTGATACGCCGTTGAGCTGGGAGGCGCTGATCGAACTGCCGTTGGGCATGCTCACCAGCGGCATGCACTTTCGCCAATCCATCGACCACAACTTCCACAGCCGTGGGCTCAACCCGCAACCGCTGCTGCAGACCGACGCCGTCCATCAATTGTTACAAGCCGTGCACGGTGGATTGTGTTGCGCGGTGATGCCGCTGGATGGGGGCCTGGACGCACTCACCGAACACCTGCGCCTGCAGCCGATCGAGGACGCCCACACCCTCGCACGCCTGGGGCTGATCATGCGCCGCAGCGCGCCGCGCTCAGCACTGGCGGAGGCGTGTTTCGCGCTGTATCAGAAATCGCCAAACGAATCTTGA
- the lysM gene encoding peptidoglycan-binding protein LysM, which translates to MSIFSFIKEAGEKIVDLLTPGNANASEQLKDHVSKVGLGNPNVQTTVDGDKVTVTGEVATQEEKEKILLALGNIAGVASVDDQITVSGPAVAAARFVVVKKGDTLSAISLAVYGNANQYNKIFEANKPLLSHPDKIYPGQTLRIPE; encoded by the coding sequence ATGAGCATTTTCAGCTTTATCAAGGAAGCCGGCGAAAAGATTGTCGACCTGTTGACGCCGGGTAATGCAAACGCCAGCGAGCAGTTGAAGGACCATGTGTCCAAAGTGGGTCTGGGTAATCCGAATGTGCAGACCACAGTGGATGGCGACAAGGTGACCGTGACCGGTGAAGTCGCCACCCAGGAAGAGAAAGAGAAGATCCTGTTGGCGCTGGGCAATATCGCCGGTGTGGCCAGTGTGGATGACCAGATCACCGTATCCGGCCCGGCCGTGGCTGCCGCCCGTTTTGTCGTGGTAAAAAAGGGCGACACCCTCAGCGCGATTTCCCTGGCGGTGTATGGCAACGCCAACCAGTACAACAAAATCTTCGAGGCCAACAAGCCGCTATTGTCGCATCCGGACAAGATTTACCCAGGGCAGACTTTGCGTATTCCTGAGTAA
- the yrfG gene encoding GMP/IMP nucleotidase yields MPSLPWHAIDTVLLDMDGTLLDLHFDNHFWMEHLPQRYAELHGVSRAMAEMELQPLFERNAGQLQWYCLDFWSAELKIPVRELKLETAHLIALRPDADTFLAAIKQAGKRVILITNAHRDSLSLKLERIELAPYFERLISSHDYGFAKENPQFWDALQADIHFDPARSLFIDDTLPILRSAQAFGVGHLLAVKEPDSQKGPKNTAEFAAVGDYRELIIGL; encoded by the coding sequence ATGCCTTCTTTGCCCTGGCACGCCATCGACACTGTCCTGCTGGACATGGACGGCACCCTGCTCGACCTGCATTTCGACAACCACTTCTGGATGGAGCACCTGCCCCAGCGCTACGCCGAGCTGCACGGTGTAAGCCGCGCCATGGCCGAGATGGAGTTGCAGCCCCTGTTCGAGCGTAACGCCGGACAGTTGCAATGGTATTGCCTGGATTTCTGGAGTGCGGAACTGAAGATCCCGGTACGCGAACTCAAGCTGGAAACCGCCCACCTGATCGCCCTGCGCCCTGACGCCGACACCTTCCTGGCGGCAATCAAACAGGCCGGCAAGCGCGTGATCCTGATCACCAACGCTCATCGTGATTCGCTGTCATTGAAGTTGGAACGCATTGAACTGGCGCCGTATTTCGAACGGTTGATCAGCTCCCACGACTACGGTTTCGCCAAGGAAAACCCGCAGTTCTGGGATGCTCTGCAAGCCGACATCCACTTCGACCCGGCCCGCAGTCTGTTTATCGACGATACCTTGCCGATCCTGCGCAGCGCCCAGGCGTTTGGCGTCGGGCATTTGCTGGCGGTGAAGGAGCCAGACAGCCAGAAGGGGCCAAAGAACACGGCGGAGTTTGCAGCGGTGGGGGATTATCGCGAGCTGATTATCGGGTTGTAG